The genomic segment GTAAATAGTTTTAGTCCAAAATTAGCTCTTTTGATTAGTTGTGTGGGACGAAAATTAATTCTGGGAAGCAGAATAGACGAGGAAGTTGAAGCTGTTTCTGATATTTTTGGGGATAAAACAATTCTTTCCGGTTTTTATTCTTACGGAGAGATTTCGCCATTGAAACCATTTGGTGAGTGTATACTTCACAACCAAACAATGACAATTACCTGTATTAATGAAATAGAGTAGTTATGGATATTCATAAACTTTTGCAAAGGCAAATTAATAAAAATATACCTCTGAGTCTTCAGGATGATCCATCTTTTCAATCTTTTATAAAAACGGTTAATGACTCTTATTTATCTTTTGAAAGAGATAAGGATTTAATGGATCATTCATTTAAAGAAAGTGAAAACGAATATAATGAGGTTAATCAGAATTTAAAAAATGAGTATGAGTTAAAACAACAATCCATTTTAAATCTTTACGAAAGCCTTACCGAATTAGATCAGGGTTATAGATCGATAAACGAAGAAGAAAAAAATGACCTTCTTTTTATTTCAAAATATTTAAGTGAACAAATAACTAAAAGAAAAGAAACTGAAAAAAAACTGCTTGAAACCGTTCAATTTTTAAAGACATTATTAGGGAACTTACAATCAGGAATTTTAGTTGTAGACAATAGTGATACTATTTTATTTGTTAATCAATATTTATGCGATATACGCAGTATCAGTGCTTCTCCCGATGAAATAATAGGGAAAAAGACAATTGATTATTTAAAGGAAGCTAAAGTATTGTTTAAAGATAGTAAAGCTTATAAGAAAAGGATAAATGAAATTTTAGTAAATAAAGAAATTGTAATTGGCGAAGTACTTGAAACGGTAGATAATCGTTTTTTTGAAAGAGATTATATACCAATTTTTATTGAAAATCAATGTATTGGACATCTTTGGAAATCTACAGATGTAACACAAAGAATTAAAAGTAAAAATCTATTAAAACAAAGTGAAGAGCGTAATCGTATTATAATGAATTCTTCATTGAATGCTATTATCACTATTGATATTAAGGGAAAAATAACTTTTTGGAATAATCAGGCTGAAACTATTTTTGGTTGGAAAAAGGAAGAGGTTTTAGGTAAAACCTTAGATGAAACGATAATTCCTAATCGACATAAAAAAGGACATCAGGAAGGACTTGAACATTATGAAGAGACAGGCAAGGGTAGAGGACCGGTTTTAAACAAACAAATAGAGCTGCCGGCGATAAATAATAAAGGACATGAATTTCCTGTAGAAATTTCGATTATACCCATAGAGCAAAATGGAGAAGTATTTTTTTGCTCCTTTATCCAGGATATTTCAGAGAGAAAAAAAGTTGAAACTAAACTGAAATTTCAGGAAGAAAAATATCGCAATATTATTGCCAACATGAATTTAGGACTTATCGAAGTTGATAATAATGAAACAATTCAATATGCAAATCAAAGCTTTGCAAGTATTTCAGGATTTGAAATTGATGAACTCATTGGCTTGAATCCTTCTAAAACATTTGTACTTGGAAAGAATATTGACAAAATGAAAGCTAAGTACAGGTTGCGTGAACTGGGAATTTCTGATGTGTATCAAATGCCTGTTAAAAATAAAAGAGGTGAATTAAGATGGTGGACTATTGGAGGAGCACCTAATTATGATGACAAAGGGAATATGGTTGGTTCTATTGGAATTCATCTTGATATCACAGAGCAAAAACGGATGGAGGTGGAACTGGAAAATGAAAAAATTAAGGCTCAGGAAGCTTCTAAAGCTAAAGAGATTTTTTTAGCAAATATGAGCCATGAAATACGTACACCTCTTAATGGTATAATTGGTTTCTTGCGGGAATTAGAAAGACAGCCACTTACAGATTTGCAAAAAAAATATGTTGAGAATAGTACTGTAGCTTCAAAACATTTACTATCGATCATTAACAATATATTAGACATATCTAAAATTGAAGCAGGGGAGATGTCTCTTGAAGAAGAAGATTTTATTTTTAAAGACGTAATTAATAATGTAGTCGCAGTTCTTGAACCCCTTGCCAAGAAAAAAGGATTAAAACTTATCTCGCAGATTTCACCAGATATTAATATGGTTTTAAAAGGAGATTTTTTAAGATTAGAACAAGTTTTATTTAATCTGGTTGGTAATTCCTTGAAGTTTACCAATAAAGGGAAAATATATTTGAAATGTGAAATGGTGAAAGATGCCAAAGCTTTTCAGACGCTGCAAATTTCTGTAGTGGACACCGGAATTGGAATGGAGCAAAGTTTTGCAGATATCATCTTTAATAAATTTTCTCAAGAGGATAAGGCGATAACAAGAAAATTTGGAGGCACAGGTTTAGGAATGGCTATTACGCGGGAATTGGTTCAATTGATGAAAGGAGAGATTAAGGTTCAAAGTGAGAAAGCTCAGGGTACTACAATTAGTTTTACATTAAACTTTGAAAAGGGAGACATCAATAATATTAAAAAAGTTCAGGATGAGATTGATGTTGATATTTCAGGAATTAATGTCTTATTAGTAGAAGATAATATTATCAATAGAATGGTTGCCATTAATTCTCTGCATTATTTTAATTGTGTGGTAACTGAAGCCACTAACGGTTTAGAGGCGATTGAAATTTTGGAAAATAAGAAATTTGATATTATCCTGATGGATGTCCAGATGCCGCAAATGGGCGGTATCGAAGCCACAATAAAAATTAGGGAAGAGTTGAAGCTACAAACACCAATAATTGCTCTTACTGCTAATGCCTTTAAAAGTGAAGTCGAAAAATGTAAAAATGCAGGTATGGATGATTATATTACCAAACCGTTTGAAGAGTTTGATTTAATAGAAACCATATCAAGATTTACCAATAAACGATTTAAAGATATAGATAAGCCTGTTTTTGAGAGCAATGGGGAACTTTATGATTTAAAAATTTTGCAAAAAATCAGTAGAGGCAATTCAGAATTTGTTTCAAAAATGATTGTAATTTTTATTGATCAAATAGAGGAAATACTTCCAAAGGCAGAAGTAGCATTGTCTTCAGATAATTTTTTATTGCTGAATCAACTTATTCATAAGATCAAGCCAAGTGTTGAAAGTATGGGAATAGTGAGTATTAAAGATGAAATTAGTATCCTGGAAAAAATTACAAAAGAGCAGCCTGTTAAAGAAAAAATCAGCCATTTATTTTTTCAAATAAAACAAACCTTGCTTATAGTTGTAGACCAATTGAAAAAAGAAACTATAGCTTAATTTTTGAAAAATGGAAAATTTTCCAAAAAGTGGAAAATTATATTTATTTGTAAGTTTGTAAGTGGTTTATTTGTAAGGGATTATGTTTTTGGCTTGAATA from the uncultured Flavobacterium sp. genome contains:
- a CDS encoding PAS domain S-box protein; the protein is MDIHKLLQRQINKNIPLSLQDDPSFQSFIKTVNDSYLSFERDKDLMDHSFKESENEYNEVNQNLKNEYELKQQSILNLYESLTELDQGYRSINEEEKNDLLFISKYLSEQITKRKETEKKLLETVQFLKTLLGNLQSGILVVDNSDTILFVNQYLCDIRSISASPDEIIGKKTIDYLKEAKVLFKDSKAYKKRINEILVNKEIVIGEVLETVDNRFFERDYIPIFIENQCIGHLWKSTDVTQRIKSKNLLKQSEERNRIIMNSSLNAIITIDIKGKITFWNNQAETIFGWKKEEVLGKTLDETIIPNRHKKGHQEGLEHYEETGKGRGPVLNKQIELPAINNKGHEFPVEISIIPIEQNGEVFFCSFIQDISERKKVETKLKFQEEKYRNIIANMNLGLIEVDNNETIQYANQSFASISGFEIDELIGLNPSKTFVLGKNIDKMKAKYRLRELGISDVYQMPVKNKRGELRWWTIGGAPNYDDKGNMVGSIGIHLDITEQKRMEVELENEKIKAQEASKAKEIFLANMSHEIRTPLNGIIGFLRELERQPLTDLQKKYVENSTVASKHLLSIINNILDISKIEAGEMSLEEEDFIFKDVINNVVAVLEPLAKKKGLKLISQISPDINMVLKGDFLRLEQVLFNLVGNSLKFTNKGKIYLKCEMVKDAKAFQTLQISVVDTGIGMEQSFADIIFNKFSQEDKAITRKFGGTGLGMAITRELVQLMKGEIKVQSEKAQGTTISFTLNFEKGDINNIKKVQDEIDVDISGINVLLVEDNIINRMVAINSLHYFNCVVTEATNGLEAIEILENKKFDIILMDVQMPQMGGIEATIKIREELKLQTPIIALTANAFKSEVEKCKNAGMDDYITKPFEEFDLIETISRFTNKRFKDIDKPVFESNGELYDLKILQKISRGNSEFVSKMIVIFIDQIEEILPKAEVALSSDNFLLLNQLIHKIKPSVESMGIVSIKDEISILEKITKEQPVKEKISHLFFQIKQTLLIVVDQLKKETIA